In a single window of the Mucilaginibacter defluvii genome:
- a CDS encoding manganese catalase family protein: protein MFYHIQKLINPIVMDEPDPAAANALQEGLGGQFGEMRTMMQFLFQSFNFRGDGIPYLDLIQGIGIEEISHVELITKTISQLLDGSPRYNGDKFDTPGKGGEPTLDVGKHAKNPHHFIVGAQGALPVDAAGNPWSGSYVHNHGNLVLDLMDNLVLEATGRIQKSRIYQMSSNKTLRATISFLIVRDEAHQMAFAKALETLGVDWAKALPIPKFDSSQYPEVKKLLDAGIHREQYHFRLDSSEMEKIFSGSAPANDGTELITKKEPDESYPIPVAPERPEEFAPGLDPELQGLADALSEFKEKTVKDMESKAGPNPRAKKK, encoded by the coding sequence ATGTTTTACCACATCCAAAAATTAATCAATCCGATCGTTATGGACGAACCGGATCCGGCGGCAGCAAATGCCTTACAGGAAGGCCTGGGCGGGCAATTTGGCGAAATGCGCACCATGATGCAGTTCCTGTTTCAAAGTTTTAACTTCCGCGGCGATGGTATACCCTACCTCGACCTGATACAGGGCATCGGTATTGAGGAGATAAGCCACGTTGAACTGATCACCAAAACAATTTCACAATTGCTGGACGGTTCCCCACGCTACAACGGCGATAAATTTGATACGCCGGGCAAAGGCGGCGAACCTACGCTCGATGTAGGCAAACATGCCAAAAACCCGCATCACTTTATTGTTGGCGCACAAGGCGCCCTGCCTGTTGATGCGGCCGGCAACCCCTGGAGCGGATCATACGTGCACAACCACGGTAACCTTGTGCTGGATTTGATGGATAACCTGGTACTTGAAGCGACCGGCCGGATCCAGAAATCACGGATATACCAGATGTCGTCCAACAAAACGCTCAGGGCTACTATTTCCTTTCTGATTGTAAGGGATGAGGCTCACCAAATGGCTTTTGCCAAAGCACTGGAGACTTTAGGCGTTGACTGGGCCAAGGCACTGCCGATACCTAAGTTTGATTCGTCGCAATATCCGGAAGTAAAAAAACTACTGGATGCAGGTATACACCGCGAGCAGTATCATTTCCGCCTTGATTCATCAGAGATGGAGAAAATTTTCAGCGGCAGCGCGCCTGCTAATGATGGCACTGAGCTGATTACTAAGAAAGAGCCGGATGAATCATACCCGATACCTGTGGCGCCTGAGCGGCCTGAAGAATTTGCCCCGGGACTTGACCCTGAATTACAGGGCCTGGCTGATGCGCTGAGTGAATTTAAAGAGAAAACCGTAAAAGATATGGAATCAAAGGCTGGGCCTAACCCACGAGCTAAAAAAAAGTAA
- a CDS encoding TonB-dependent receptor, whose product MQVKKILLLGALCSNAFIVNAAPRNVVSGPVFKAYEKTLHLNSKADEEQHGSVRGRVTTADGNVAMAVTVSLKGTKYGSITNEDGEYQLKRVPVGEYTLIVSGVGLVTKEKQVQVTKGTIIVDFSLQENLAQLDEVQINTRKNRFKNDKVSPSLRLQSPLIEIPQNIQVINSQLLADQLTFDIVDGVTRNVSGATRTGHWDAQYANIFMRGTNIPAFRNGMNQKMPWGPLADDAATIDRIEFVKGPSGFMMANGEPGGIYNVVTKKPTGQNRSSVTLSGGGYNLGRAAIDLDGKLSKDGKLLFRLNLAAQTKGSYNKYNYTDKYIIAPVISYQVDSNTLITAEYTTQHVEAQALGTYGFSPKGFGDTDPSFFIGDPALDPNKLNDHNVTFYLNHRLNSKWKLNGQVAYVRYGLEGGTPWPSTIAPNGDMRRYLNISEELAINKNAQLSIMGDIVAGPVIHRILTGVDMGNLKTWGDFSSVQQPDLQLAGNATFNIYNPTYGIPFANIPFFDRSRSIQTRSGSNTYATNLTYTGAYLQDEIRMLDEKLRLTLAGRFTHAVTVGKTNKTQISNDVFSPRAGLSYSITNDFSAYTLYDQSFLPVAGQDFFGEAFKPIRGNNIEVGLKKDWFKGRWNTTVAAYRITKKNVLTADLDPAHIAANPNAQVQLGQIESKGIELDITGEIVQNLNLVLNYAYTDATVKKDNNAALVGNPVPNSAKHITNGWLSYRFRKQGSILKGFGINGGYQIQLDRNSGSTSVPLKLPNYYRFDAGVSYEKGRITVSGLINNLFDRRMLTQGSYTKLATETATSVSYYTYIYEVPRTGRLSITYRFK is encoded by the coding sequence ATGCAAGTTAAAAAAATTTTGCTTTTAGGAGCGCTCTGTTCCAACGCGTTCATTGTAAACGCCGCCCCGAGAAATGTAGTATCGGGACCTGTTTTTAAAGCCTATGAAAAAACTTTACATCTAAACTCAAAAGCCGACGAAGAACAACATGGTTCAGTTCGCGGTCGTGTAACTACTGCTGATGGTAATGTAGCCATGGCCGTTACCGTATCATTAAAAGGTACCAAATACGGTAGCATTACCAACGAGGATGGTGAGTACCAGCTTAAACGCGTACCTGTTGGCGAGTATACACTCATCGTATCAGGCGTGGGTTTGGTTACTAAAGAAAAACAAGTTCAGGTAACCAAGGGCACTATCATCGTTGATTTTTCATTACAGGAAAACCTTGCACAGTTAGATGAGGTACAGATCAATACCCGCAAAAACAGGTTTAAAAATGACAAGGTATCGCCATCCTTAAGATTACAATCTCCGTTGATCGAGATACCACAAAACATACAGGTAATCAATAGCCAGCTGCTTGCCGACCAGTTAACCTTTGATATTGTTGATGGTGTAACCCGCAACGTGAGCGGTGCTACCCGTACCGGCCACTGGGATGCGCAGTATGCTAACATTTTTATGCGCGGTACAAACATCCCGGCATTCCGTAACGGCATGAACCAAAAAATGCCTTGGGGCCCTTTAGCTGATGATGCCGCTACTATTGATCGTATTGAATTTGTTAAAGGCCCTTCGGGCTTTATGATGGCCAATGGCGAACCGGGCGGTATTTACAACGTGGTAACTAAAAAGCCAACCGGCCAAAACCGTAGTTCGGTAACCCTGAGTGGTGGAGGTTACAACCTTGGCCGTGCAGCCATTGACCTGGATGGCAAATTATCGAAAGATGGTAAATTACTGTTCCGTTTAAACCTGGCGGCTCAAACCAAAGGCAGCTACAATAAATATAACTATACCGACAAGTACATCATTGCACCGGTAATTAGCTACCAGGTTGACAGCAATACGCTGATCACGGCCGAATATACCACGCAGCATGTAGAAGCTCAGGCTTTAGGTACTTACGGCTTTTCGCCAAAAGGTTTTGGCGATACCGACCCGAGCTTTTTTATTGGCGACCCGGCACTTGACCCGAATAAACTGAACGACCATAACGTTACCTTTTATTTAAACCACAGGCTAAACAGCAAATGGAAGCTGAACGGACAGGTGGCCTATGTAAGGTATGGCCTGGAAGGTGGCACGCCATGGCCATCAACCATAGCGCCTAATGGTGATATGCGCAGGTATCTGAACATAAGCGAGGAGCTGGCTATCAACAAGAATGCACAGTTAAGCATTATGGGCGATATTGTAGCCGGACCGGTAATCCACCGCATATTAACCGGTGTTGATATGGGTAATCTTAAAACCTGGGGCGATTTTAGCAGCGTTCAACAGCCTGACCTTCAACTGGCAGGTAATGCTACCTTTAACATATATAACCCAACTTACGGTATACCATTTGCCAACATACCATTTTTTGATCGCTCACGCAGTATACAAACACGCTCAGGATCAAACACCTATGCAACAAATTTAACTTATACAGGTGCTTACCTGCAGGATGAGATACGCATGCTGGATGAAAAGCTGCGCCTTACCCTTGCAGGCCGCTTTACCCATGCGGTGACTGTTGGTAAAACCAACAAAACTCAAATATCTAACGATGTATTTAGTCCGCGTGCCGGTTTAAGCTATTCAATAACTAATGATTTTAGCGCATATACCTTGTACGATCAGAGCTTCCTTCCGGTGGCAGGTCAGGACTTTTTTGGCGAAGCGTTTAAACCGATCAGGGGTAACAACATTGAAGTTGGCTTGAAAAAAGATTGGTTCAAAGGCCGTTGGAATACCACTGTTGCCGCTTACCGAATCACAAAAAAGAACGTGCTTACCGCTGACTTAGACCCTGCCCATATAGCGGCTAACCCTAATGCGCAGGTACAATTAGGCCAAATTGAATCAAAAGGTATCGAACTCGATATAACCGGTGAAATTGTTCAGAACCTGAACCTGGTATTGAACTACGCTTATACTGACGCAACGGTTAAAAAAGATAACAACGCAGCGCTTGTAGGCAATCCTGTTCCTAATTCAGCAAAACACATCACCAACGGATGGCTGTCATACCGTTTCCGTAAACAAGGCTCAATTTTAAAAGGGTTTGGTATAAACGGTGGTTACCAAATACAGTTGGACAGAAATTCAGGTTCAACATCTGTACCGTTAAAACTGCCTAACTACTACCGTTTTGATGCAGGCGTATCCTACGAGAAAGGCCGAATCACGGTATCAGGCTTAATAAACAACCTGTTCGATCGCCGTATGCTTACACAAGGCTCATACACCAAGCTGGCTACTGAAACAGCAACGTCGGTATCGTACTACACTTACATATACGAAGTGCCAAGAACCGGCAGATTGAGCATCACTTACAGGTTTAAATAA
- a CDS encoding PepSY-associated TM helix domain-containing protein, which translates to MTSTNKASVKAKQKNSRFKRINNWLHLWLGLISGVIVLIVCLTGCIWVFNEEITALLEPETNIEWQNKPVLKPSQLAAIATKQNPGKVASYANYQQGRAINLTLRPANAKAADRRGAYTLLKINPYTGRVISKEEHKAGEADFFRTILNGHRFLWLPSEIGRPIVNYGTLVFVILLITGLVWWYPKKWNKSTREKSFTIKWGASFKRVNLDLHNVLGFYSLLFLAAIALTGMVYGIKWYSESLYWVTTGGETLPEFRRLESDSLQKGKGFAPDKVMNIAWNKVIAKHPKSMGFYYSYPDTANAKAAVYITVYPNKGQFYNSQGYTFDQHTLKEIKRTDPYSVPYNQASVGQKLRKMNYDIHVGSILGFPGKVLAFLAALIGASLPVTGFLVWYGRKFKKKPDLNKSNYRAETIGTTKIRSIKKINLTQKQAVL; encoded by the coding sequence ATGACATCAACAAATAAAGCATCAGTAAAAGCCAAACAAAAAAATTCGCGCTTTAAGCGGATCAACAACTGGCTGCATTTATGGCTTGGCCTTATTTCAGGTGTGATTGTGCTGATCGTTTGCTTAACCGGCTGCATTTGGGTTTTTAACGAGGAAATAACAGCCCTGCTTGAGCCCGAAACCAATATTGAATGGCAGAATAAACCGGTGCTTAAACCTTCGCAATTAGCGGCAATAGCTACTAAGCAAAATCCAGGTAAGGTGGCCTCGTACGCTAACTACCAGCAGGGCCGTGCCATTAACCTTACCCTGCGCCCGGCCAATGCTAAAGCGGCTGATCGCAGGGGTGCTTACACGCTGTTAAAGATTAACCCTTACACCGGCAGGGTCATCTCGAAAGAAGAACATAAAGCCGGTGAAGCCGACTTTTTCAGGACAATTTTAAACGGGCACCGCTTTTTATGGCTGCCATCAGAAATTGGGCGGCCTATTGTAAATTATGGTACCCTGGTATTTGTTATACTGCTTATTACAGGATTGGTATGGTGGTATCCTAAAAAATGGAATAAATCAACCCGCGAAAAAAGTTTTACCATAAAATGGGGTGCATCATTTAAACGTGTAAACCTCGACCTGCATAACGTGCTGGGCTTTTATTCGCTGCTGTTTTTAGCTGCCATTGCGCTTACAGGCATGGTTTACGGTATTAAATGGTACAGCGAAAGCTTATACTGGGTAACAACCGGCGGCGAAACACTACCTGAGTTCAGAAGGCTGGAGTCGGACTCGCTGCAAAAAGGTAAAGGTTTCGCTCCTGACAAGGTGATGAATATAGCCTGGAACAAGGTGATCGCCAAGCACCCCAAATCCATGGGTTTCTACTACAGCTATCCTGATACCGCTAATGCCAAGGCTGCTGTTTATATTACCGTGTATCCGAACAAAGGGCAGTTTTATAATAGCCAGGGCTACACGTTTGATCAGCATACGTTAAAAGAAATTAAACGTACCGACCCTTATTCCGTGCCTTATAACCAGGCATCAGTCGGGCAAAAACTGCGTAAAATGAATTATGATATTCATGTGGGTAGTATACTTGGTTTTCCGGGTAAGGTGTTAGCTTTTTTGGCAGCGTTGATAGGGGCAAGCCTGCCGGTAACCGGCTTTTTGGTATGGTATGGTCGAAAATTTAAGAAGAAGCCGGATTTGAATAAAAGTAATTATCGTGCCGAAACTATTGGAACTACCAAAATCCGATCAATCAAAAAAATAAATCTCACTCAAAAACAGGCTGTATTATAG
- a CDS encoding TonB-dependent receptor domain-containing protein: MACFYPSFFPNKMYKGFLFLAFLLAFQFITFGAFSKSVFFQNTGRIAGKVVDEKGEGIPGATVRVAGQTIGTQTGIDGSFSLAVKAGTYIIDISFISYQTKRITDVVVKSGEVTALNVSLQQQTAQLKEVVVSSTYRKSSTEGLYTRQKNASNITNGISAEQIAKTPDANVGQSLKRISGLATFDNKYVIVRGISERYNVATLDGTPLPSTDYTQRNFSFDLLPAEVIEGIVVHKTITPDLPVGFAGGMVQVNTRDIPTKNFVSFSIGTGFNDQSTGKDFISAKRGKYDYLGYDDGTRKMVPSFRVTDGATGAGADDPRGFTEADFQYARQFTNNWGLYKYKTQPNQNYTFGIGQNYNLKKDGERIGFIATLNYRNTQSIVDVVNQRSIFLFSPQAINNLFDGNPTGFGKIYNFNTTYGGVLNMGYRSKKHQISIRNSYSRIFSNPTTIISGYDNESGGVLLGAQYAPSTMRIVTEPDFLGLLQNKIQGEHQAGLYKLNWDVSRTALNRSRKDMLRRQIVNNNQLYGNYFHDFVDADAINVFPLSRQAFDVKETDYNWTASVSRPISTAPEFTGTVKLGYIGFNKKQVNNFITAYLRPASNNGFELDPNFVIEDVHTPENFAPNKLAYEVNPIGLNSYDGTSQFHAGYAMVDQTLWEKLRFVGGLRVEYFKLQLIGDAISSLNALISSPNIVLVANEDDIDKPWQILPSANLTYSVTDQFKVKAAYSQSMVRPEFNERSFATRYDPVLQGDVTGNLVISTKTDSYDLRGEWYPGLGEILSAGIFYKYLDRPLELTKRGGQDLYVYNNGFWAKSYGLELEVRKRLGFINSDLPLLDQVTVFSNATLLRSKVRGALPPRPELVDPANPNVYRLVSQPDERDRPLYGQTPFLLNTGVEYSGKIFGFNIVHNHSGRKFYLLTDNLALNEYEAPYDQVDVQLNANVLKNKGKIRFNFGNLFNNRNFYYNGMASYEPIDPNNAEAGNRLKPGYTDGYEKDDVITFSRKYGRTFTLSFNYTF; encoded by the coding sequence ATGGCGTGTTTTTACCCTTCGTTTTTCCCGAATAAAATGTACAAAGGCTTCCTTTTTCTTGCCTTTTTACTGGCTTTTCAATTCATTACTTTTGGTGCCTTTTCAAAGTCTGTTTTTTTCCAAAATACAGGTCGAATAGCCGGTAAGGTAGTTGATGAAAAGGGCGAAGGTATACCCGGAGCAACCGTTCGTGTTGCCGGCCAAACTATCGGCACGCAAACCGGCATTGATGGCAGTTTTTCGCTGGCTGTAAAAGCGGGTACCTATATTATCGATATAAGTTTTATATCGTACCAAACCAAACGTATTACGGATGTTGTTGTAAAAAGCGGTGAGGTAACGGCGCTAAACGTATCGTTACAACAGCAAACGGCACAGCTTAAGGAGGTTGTTGTGTCATCAACCTATCGCAAGTCATCTACCGAAGGGTTATATACCAGGCAAAAAAATGCCAGCAACATAACAAACGGTATATCGGCCGAGCAGATTGCCAAAACGCCCGACGCCAACGTGGGGCAATCATTAAAACGAATAAGCGGTTTAGCTACTTTTGATAATAAATATGTAATTGTTCGTGGCATATCTGAACGTTACAACGTGGCCACATTGGATGGTACACCACTGCCGAGCACTGATTATACGCAGCGTAACTTTTCGTTTGATTTATTGCCTGCCGAGGTAATTGAAGGTATAGTTGTACACAAAACCATAACGCCCGATCTGCCGGTTGGTTTTGCGGGCGGTATGGTACAGGTAAATACACGTGACATACCAACCAAAAATTTTGTAAGCTTCAGCATCGGTACAGGTTTCAACGATCAGTCAACCGGGAAGGATTTTATATCAGCCAAGCGCGGTAAGTATGATTATTTGGGCTATGATGACGGCACGCGTAAAATGGTGCCCAGTTTTAGAGTTACCGATGGAGCCACCGGAGCAGGCGCTGACGACCCGAGGGGCTTTACCGAAGCCGACTTTCAATATGCAAGGCAATTCACTAATAACTGGGGTTTATACAAATACAAAACGCAGCCTAACCAGAATTATACCTTTGGTATAGGGCAAAATTATAACCTGAAAAAAGACGGCGAGCGCATTGGCTTTATTGCAACACTCAACTATCGTAATACTCAAAGCATAGTCGATGTAGTTAACCAGCGCAGTATTTTTCTTTTTTCGCCTCAGGCGATAAACAATCTGTTTGACGGCAATCCTACCGGCTTTGGCAAAATCTATAATTTTAACACTACTTACGGCGGTGTTTTAAACATGGGCTATCGCAGTAAAAAGCATCAGATAAGTATACGCAACAGCTACAGCCGCATATTTTCAAATCCTACTACCATTATTTCAGGGTATGATAATGAGAGCGGCGGCGTATTGTTGGGCGCTCAATATGCTCCATCAACCATGCGTATTGTTACCGAGCCCGACTTTTTGGGCCTGCTTCAAAATAAAATACAGGGCGAACATCAGGCCGGTCTATATAAACTGAATTGGGACGTGAGCCGTACCGCGTTAAACCGCAGCCGTAAGGATATGCTGCGCAGGCAAATAGTAAACAATAATCAGTTATATGGTAATTATTTTCATGATTTTGTTGATGCGGATGCCATAAACGTTTTCCCTTTATCAAGGCAGGCTTTTGATGTGAAGGAAACGGATTATAACTGGACCGCCTCTGTTTCAAGGCCAATTTCAACGGCGCCGGAGTTTACAGGGACCGTGAAATTAGGTTATATCGGTTTCAATAAAAAGCAGGTAAACAATTTTATAACCGCTTACCTGAGGCCGGCAAGTAATAATGGTTTTGAACTTGATCCGAATTTCGTGATCGAAGATGTACATACGCCCGAAAACTTTGCGCCAAATAAGCTGGCTTATGAGGTAAACCCTATCGGATTGAACAGCTACGATGGTACATCGCAGTTTCACGCCGGTTACGCCATGGTTGACCAAACTTTGTGGGAAAAACTTCGCTTTGTTGGCGGCTTAAGGGTAGAGTATTTTAAACTCCAGCTTATCGGAGATGCAATAAGCAGCCTGAACGCACTAATATCAAGCCCGAACATTGTGCTTGTTGCTAATGAGGATGATATTGACAAGCCATGGCAAATTTTACCTTCGGCCAACCTTACCTATAGTGTAACCGACCAGTTCAAAGTAAAAGCGGCTTATTCACAAAGTATGGTTCGACCTGAATTTAACGAGCGCTCGTTTGCCACAAGGTACGATCCGGTGCTACAGGGCGACGTAACGGGTAACTTGGTAATCAGCACCAAAACTGACAGTTATGACTTACGCGGAGAATGGTACCCTGGCCTTGGCGAAATATTATCCGCAGGTATTTTTTACAAATACCTTGACAGGCCGCTTGAGCTAACTAAACGCGGCGGTCAGGATTTGTATGTATACAATAACGGGTTTTGGGCAAAAAGCTACGGCCTTGAGTTAGAAGTGCGCAAGCGCTTAGGCTTTATCAACAGTGATTTGCCGCTGCTTGATCAGGTAACCGTATTTAGTAACGCCACCCTTCTTCGCTCTAAAGTACGGGGAGCTTTGCCACCCCGCCCTGAACTGGTTGACCCGGCTAACCCAAACGTTTACAGGCTTGTATCTCAACCTGATGAAAGGGACAGGCCGTTATACGGGCAAACGCCTTTTTTGCTCAATACCGGCGTGGAGTATAGCGGTAAGATATTTGGATTCAACATTGTACATAATCATTCAGGCCGAAAATTCTATTTGCTTACAGACAACCTTGCGCTTAATGAGTATGAAGCCCCGTATGATCAGGTTGATGTACAGTTAAATGCCAATGTGCTTAAAAACAAAGGCAAAATCAGGTTCAACTTCGGCAACCTGTTTAACAACCGTAATTTTTACTATAACGGTATGGCCAGCTACGAGCCGATTGATCCTAATAACGCCGAAGCCGGCAACCGGTTAAAGCCGGGTTATACTGATGGTTATGAAAAAGATGATGTAATCACTTTTTCGCGCAAATACGGGCGCACGTTCACCCTATCATTTAATTACACTTTTTAG